One region of Peribacillus simplex genomic DNA includes:
- a CDS encoding SulP family inorganic anion transporter translates to MIRSSRLEGYNLGHFQKDLVAGVVVGIVAIPLAMAFAIASGVRPEYGLYTSIIAGIMVSLLGGSKYQIAGPTGAFVPILLGVVMQYGYEKLLIAGFLAGIMIFLLGVFKLGRFIKFIPRPVTIGFTAGIAVIIFSGQIANFFGLSNLKKEESFLLNMKEIILNFNTVNIYSVLVAIISLALVILTPKYIPKIPGALLGLMVSTLVAAFFFPDQVATIGSTYGAIPNELPHFQFPQITGSLVIELLPAALVIAMLGGVESLLSAVVADGMTGSKHNSNKELIGQGLTNMITPLFGGIPATGAIARTATNIKNGAVSPISGLVHGLVVLLVLVSLAPYASAIPLASMAPILMFVAWNMSERKEFSHILKAKTMDSVVLIVTFLLTVLIDLTTGVGIGLLLAILSFVKLMSGTLKLSRVLPDPTDKLVKPEMVQHGSNCPQIHIYTIEGPLFFGSIERLQEEIEQIMRSKPKVLLLRMSNVSFIDTSGEALLTDIVKQFKFHQLQVLISGIQQEPKEMLEKTGFNKLVGEEQFFSSTGDAINKALSKLDVNRCKGCKQFSFDECTALSQQAPKPAVLKQKRKQEMGLT, encoded by the coding sequence ATGATTCGTTCTAGCAGGCTTGAAGGATACAACCTAGGCCATTTTCAAAAAGACCTGGTTGCCGGGGTGGTAGTTGGGATTGTAGCAATTCCTTTAGCGATGGCTTTTGCCATTGCTTCAGGAGTAAGACCAGAATACGGACTTTACACATCAATTATTGCTGGAATTATGGTCTCCCTTTTGGGAGGGTCCAAATATCAAATTGCAGGACCGACTGGAGCCTTTGTCCCGATCTTGTTGGGAGTGGTCATGCAATACGGATATGAAAAACTGTTAATCGCCGGTTTCTTGGCAGGCATCATGATTTTTCTTTTAGGTGTGTTCAAATTGGGCAGATTCATCAAGTTTATTCCCCGTCCAGTTACCATCGGCTTTACTGCTGGAATTGCTGTGATTATCTTCTCTGGCCAGATTGCCAATTTCTTTGGACTCAGTAACTTAAAAAAGGAAGAATCATTTCTTTTAAATATGAAAGAAATCATATTGAATTTTAATACAGTGAACATCTACAGTGTACTGGTGGCTATCATTAGTTTAGCACTCGTCATATTAACTCCAAAGTATATACCAAAAATCCCTGGAGCATTGCTGGGATTGATGGTATCAACTCTAGTCGCTGCCTTTTTCTTTCCTGATCAGGTAGCGACCATTGGATCGACCTATGGTGCCATTCCTAATGAATTGCCCCATTTTCAGTTTCCCCAGATCACCGGCAGCCTAGTGATTGAACTCCTGCCGGCTGCTTTAGTCATTGCCATGCTTGGAGGAGTTGAATCACTATTATCTGCTGTAGTGGCTGACGGCATGACCGGCAGTAAACATAACAGTAATAAAGAGCTAATTGGGCAAGGATTGACCAATATGATTACGCCTTTATTTGGAGGCATTCCGGCTACAGGTGCCATCGCGCGTACCGCAACGAATATTAAAAACGGTGCAGTTTCCCCTATATCTGGTTTGGTACATGGGCTGGTGGTATTACTGGTGCTAGTTAGTTTAGCTCCTTATGCTTCGGCCATTCCATTGGCCAGTATGGCCCCCATTCTTATGTTTGTCGCATGGAACATGAGTGAACGCAAAGAATTTTCGCATATCTTAAAAGCAAAAACCATGGACTCGGTCGTATTAATCGTGACCTTCTTGTTAACAGTTTTGATTGACCTGACAACAGGTGTTGGGATCGGTTTACTATTAGCTATTCTATCTTTTGTTAAACTAATGAGCGGTACATTGAAATTATCAAGGGTTTTACCAGATCCAACTGATAAACTAGTTAAACCGGAAATGGTTCAACACGGTTCAAATTGTCCACAGATTCACATTTATACAATAGAAGGACCTTTATTCTTTGGTTCAATCGAAAGGCTGCAAGAAGAAATCGAACAAATAATGCGTTCTAAACCAAAAGTCCTCCTATTAAGAATGAGCAACGTGTCATTTATTGATACATCGGGAGAAGCACTTCTCACCGACATTGTGAAGCAATTCAAGTTTCACCAACTACAAGTGTTGATTTCCGGGATTCAACAGGAGCCTAAAGAAATGCTCGAAAAAACAGGTTTTAATAAACTAGTAGGTGAGGAACAGTTCTTTTCCAGTACGGGTGATGCCATTAATAAAGCTTTATCAAAACTAGATGTTAACCGTTGTAAAGGGTGTAAACAATTTTCTTTTGATGAATGTACGGCACTCTCCCAGCAGGCTCCAAAGCCTGCTGTATTAAAACAGAAAAGAAAACAAGAGATGGGATTAACATGA
- a CDS encoding beta-class carbonic anhydrase, with product MSIISRILDYNKKFVDQNKYEEFQTTKYPNKKIVIITCMDTRLLELLPKAMGLKNGDAKIIKNAGAIVSHPFGSIMRSILVAIYELKVEEVCVIGHHGCGMVGLQSSSLLDAALQKKVSQEQIDVLTNSGIDLSKWLSGFQCVEESVTNSVRLIKNHPLLPDSIAVHGMVIHPETGKLERIIDGYSKVASND from the coding sequence ATGTCTATCATTTCTAGAATTCTGGATTATAACAAGAAGTTTGTCGATCAAAACAAATATGAAGAGTTTCAAACCACAAAGTATCCAAATAAAAAGATCGTCATCATTACGTGCATGGATACCCGTCTGTTGGAGCTGCTTCCAAAAGCGATGGGTTTAAAAAATGGTGATGCGAAAATCATTAAAAACGCTGGAGCTATTGTTTCTCACCCTTTTGGCAGCATTATGCGCAGTATCCTTGTCGCTATTTATGAGCTGAAAGTGGAGGAAGTGTGTGTGATCGGACATCACGGATGCGGTATGGTGGGGCTTCAATCATCTTCACTTCTTGATGCAGCATTGCAGAAGAAAGTCAGTCAGGAGCAAATTGATGTCCTTACAAACTCTGGTATTGATCTATCAAAATGGCTGTCAGGATTTCAATGTGTTGAGGAGAGTGTAACAAATAGTGTCCGTTTGATCAAAAATCACCCATTATTACCAGATTCCATTGCCGTTCACGGTATGGTCATCCATCCCGAAACGGGTAAATTAGAGCGAATCATAGATGGATATAGCAAGGTTGCAAGCAACGACTAA
- a CDS encoding PepSY domain-containing protein yields MKNGKVLITAGSALVFGLLVFVGFQWWAPSLSAENLTKEEVYQTAKDKYPGTIIKTTKSEGEEYQIEMQLETGVYLIRMDAKSGEVRSIKKETIVHTAEETTEKTPQKQLTQYEIKARISSQGDLEQIDFVQEEDNSYYKAVVNKNNEKITLILDPHTGAVIDSTMVADSIITENEAIAIAEKHVKGTADDTEFYQPSDQTSYYLVEVELEDDRDAVVQVDGYTKEVKTITWEDDEDNDDDDSE; encoded by the coding sequence ATGAAGAATGGAAAAGTGCTGATAACAGCTGGATCAGCTCTCGTTTTTGGTCTGCTAGTATTCGTTGGATTTCAATGGTGGGCTCCATCATTATCCGCGGAAAACTTGACGAAAGAAGAAGTGTACCAGACAGCAAAGGATAAATATCCTGGAACCATTATAAAGACAACGAAAAGTGAAGGTGAAGAATATCAGATTGAAATGCAGCTTGAAACAGGGGTATATCTAATTAGGATGGATGCGAAAAGCGGTGAAGTTCGTTCTATAAAAAAAGAAACAATAGTTCATACAGCTGAAGAAACGACGGAAAAAACACCCCAAAAACAACTAACCCAATATGAAATAAAGGCACGTATTTCCTCACAAGGTGACCTGGAACAAATTGATTTTGTACAGGAGGAAGACAACTCCTATTATAAAGCGGTGGTAAATAAGAATAACGAAAAAATCACATTAATACTCGACCCACATACAGGAGCTGTTATTGACTCGACAATGGTAGCAGATAGTATCATTACAGAAAACGAAGCAATTGCGATTGCGGAAAAACATGTAAAAGGAACTGCTGACGATACAGAATTTTATCAACCTTCAGATCAGACATCTTATTATTTGGTCGAAGTTGAATTAGAAGACGATCGAGACGCAGTAGTCCAAGTGGACGGCTACACAAAAGAAGTAAAAACAATCACATGGGAAGATGATGAGGATAATGATGATGATGACTCTGAATAA
- a CDS encoding sensor histidine kinase, whose translation MRLRKKINLYTAVLFIFLLLLMNVSIYFVFSNLMMVHELNRAKAETEKIAFDVSKNVNHISPNDLLRAYLPIDGMVGIVKEGQRKGTAVTSNSEKQLSNRKSSFYPGEKSEIITYHQKKYVFVSNPIVWGDGSVVNLQITKSIQATEEMLSVLRIVLIAVTVIAMIPVMISSSILSNFIARPIRSMIDTMKEIQTSGQFKRLSLEEKSKDELVEMGKTFNHMIDLLQTNFEKQEQFVSNASHELKTPLTIIESYASLLKRKGLERPELFDESIEAIHSEAIRMRELTEQMLLLAKHQEKWNIEKEYVNLTDIIAELAKVYKNAYNRTVEIYSGDEIEALTDIQKLKQLLFIFLDNARKYSDEHISVYIGQTSSEAYIRIEDRGDGIAKAELPKVFDRFYRVDKARTRKQGGSGLGLSMAREIADAIDVRIEMDSLEGRGTNVTLLFK comes from the coding sequence ATGAGACTGCGGAAGAAAATAAATTTATATACAGCGGTACTATTCATTTTCCTGCTCCTTTTGATGAATGTTTCCATTTATTTTGTTTTCAGTAACCTGATGATGGTGCACGAACTTAATCGTGCGAAAGCGGAGACAGAGAAAATTGCATTTGATGTTAGTAAAAATGTTAATCATATTTCACCAAATGATTTACTTCGGGCTTATCTGCCTATAGATGGCATGGTTGGAATTGTAAAAGAAGGGCAACGAAAAGGAACAGCTGTGACATCCAATTCTGAAAAGCAGTTAAGCAATCGAAAAAGCAGCTTTTACCCAGGTGAGAAGAGCGAGATCATCACATATCATCAGAAAAAGTATGTGTTCGTTTCAAACCCGATCGTTTGGGGGGATGGAAGTGTAGTTAATCTTCAAATCACCAAAAGCATTCAAGCAACAGAAGAAATGCTCTCTGTTCTTCGCATTGTATTAATTGCCGTAACTGTCATTGCCATGATACCTGTTATGATATCAAGCAGTATTCTTAGTAACTTCATCGCTCGTCCGATTCGATCGATGATTGATACGATGAAGGAGATTCAAACAAGCGGCCAATTTAAGCGACTTAGCCTAGAGGAAAAATCAAAAGATGAACTTGTGGAAATGGGAAAAACCTTTAATCACATGATCGATTTGCTGCAAACTAACTTCGAAAAACAGGAGCAATTCGTATCAAATGCTTCACATGAATTAAAAACACCGTTAACTATCATCGAAAGCTATGCAAGCCTTTTGAAAAGAAAAGGGTTGGAGCGGCCTGAATTGTTCGATGAATCAATAGAGGCCATTCATTCGGAAGCGATTAGAATGAGAGAGCTGACTGAGCAAATGCTCCTGCTTGCAAAGCATCAGGAAAAATGGAATATAGAGAAGGAATACGTCAATCTGACCGATATCATTGCCGAGTTAGCGAAAGTATATAAAAATGCGTACAATCGAACAGTGGAGATTTATAGTGGTGATGAAATTGAAGCATTAACGGACATTCAAAAGTTAAAACAACTTTTGTTTATTTTTTTGGACAATGCAAGAAAGTATAGTGACGAGCATATCTCAGTCTACATAGGACAAACAAGTAGTGAAGCATATATCCGCATCGAAGACAGAGGGGATGGAATTGCAAAGGCTGAATTGCCAAAAGTGTTCGATCGCTTTTATCGTGTAGATAAAGCTAGAACCCGAAAGCAAGGCGGATCAGGATTGGGGCTTTCCATGGCAAGGGAAATTGCTGATGCAATTGATGTACGGATTGAAATGGATAGTCTCGAAGGCAGGGGAACGAACGTTACTCTTTTATTTAAATAA
- a CDS encoding response regulator transcription factor, translated as MNKESILIVEDEEKILRLLELELEIEGYQTGRAMDGYEALEAFQSKKWELILLDVMLPGISGIELLRKIRTKNTVTPVILLTAKGSVEDKVSGLDLGANDYITKPFQIEELLARIRAVLRMRTGAPSRENEDGEWLNTADLKVNVKTREVIRGENEIDLTPKEYDLLLYLLKNKRQVLNRDQILEAVWGYDFYGETNVVDVYIRYVRKKLEYGFDTPLIHTVRGVGYVMKEAK; from the coding sequence ATGAATAAAGAATCAATATTAATTGTAGAAGACGAAGAGAAAATTTTGAGATTGCTTGAATTAGAGCTCGAAATCGAAGGCTATCAAACCGGAAGGGCAATGGACGGATATGAAGCCCTTGAAGCATTTCAATCAAAAAAGTGGGAATTGATCTTATTGGATGTCATGCTTCCAGGCATAAGCGGAATCGAGCTGCTTCGTAAAATTCGTACGAAAAACACCGTCACTCCTGTCATCCTGTTAACGGCAAAGGGCTCGGTTGAAGATAAGGTTTCCGGTCTTGATCTCGGCGCGAATGACTACATCACAAAACCCTTCCAAATTGAAGAATTGCTTGCTCGAATTCGTGCGGTTTTAAGAATGCGAACTGGCGCACCTTCAAGGGAAAATGAAGATGGTGAATGGCTAAATACTGCTGATTTAAAGGTAAATGTCAAAACGCGCGAAGTCATTAGAGGAGAAAATGAAATTGACCTAACCCCAAAGGAGTATGATTTACTTTTATATTTACTGAAGAATAAGCGTCAAGTGCTAAACCGGGATCAAATTCTGGAAGCAGTTTGGGGGTATGATTTCTATGGAGAAACAAACGTAGTGGATGTGTATATCCGATATGTTCGCAAAAAGCTCGAATATGGCTTTGATACGCCGCTCATTCATACCGTAAGAGGCGTTGGCTATGTCATGAAGGAAGCAAAATGA
- a CDS encoding PhzF family phenazine biosynthesis protein, giving the protein MERINYSFVDVFSNGKYTGNQLAVFKKVGSISDNEIQQIAKEINFSETTFILF; this is encoded by the coding sequence ATGGAGAGGATTAATTATTCTTTTGTTGATGTGTTTTCAAATGGAAAATATACAGGAAATCAACTCGCGGTTTTTAAAAAAGTTGGAAGTATTTCAGATAATGAAATCCAACAAATAGCCAAGGAAATTAATTTTTCCGAAACTACCTTTATCTTGTTTTGA
- a CDS encoding EamA family transporter, with protein MVFVHHWGFRINKGVALAALFLMRLNIMVKYIYKMVVKRMFFGGVSSTYAVIYLGLFPRVIPYFALAYITSKVGASEATSSLYLTPAVVVISWLLLGEIPTMLALLGVVVTLVGVSLSNLIIKTDVDL; from the coding sequence GTGGTCTTTGTTCATCATTGGGGATTTAGAATTAACAAGGGAGTTGCTCTGGCAGCTCTTTTTCTTATGCGCTTAAATATTATGGTGAAATATATATATAAAATGGTTGTGAAGAGGATGTTCTTTGGTGGGGTTTCATCGACATATGCTGTGATTTATTTAGGTCTTTTTCCAAGGGTTATTCCGTATTTTGCTCTTGCTTATATTACTTCAAAAGTTGGGGCATCAGAAGCAACAAGTTCGCTGTATTTGACACCTGCTGTAGTTGTTATTTCATGGCTTTTGTTAGGGGAAATTCCAACCATGCTAGCTTTATTAGGAGTAGTAGTGACTTTAGTTGGTGTGAGTTTATCGAACCTAATTATAAAGACGGACGTTGATTTATAA
- a CDS encoding DUF3953 domain-containing protein, with amino-acid sequence MKIVRIILGIIVIALSATQLITGNSELLPYTMLFLGLMMLVIGFIELQKDRKGFGGYMCLAVSLFVFYVATQGFLI; translated from the coding sequence TTGAAAATAGTTAGAATCATCTTAGGGATCATTGTTATTGCTTTATCAGCAACTCAGTTAATTACTGGGAATTCCGAGTTATTACCGTATACCATGTTGTTCCTGGGGTTAATGATGCTGGTGATAGGATTTATCGAACTTCAAAAGGATCGAAAAGGATTTGGGGGGTATATGTGTCTTGCTGTCTCGTTATTTGTTTTCTATGTCGCCACCCAAGGTTTCTTAATATAG
- a CDS encoding NUDIX hydrolase — protein MFKYTVCFVKKNNEILMLNREKAPIMGVWNGVGGKIEKGETPDIGALREVLEETGIELKAFFSKGTVIWETPEGELDGIYVYLYEADEHLKYETPKKTREGILEWKSIDWILHPHNLGIAEMVAQYLPVLLEKEGNYTFTYKNGQTYNS, from the coding sequence ATGTTTAAGTATACAGTTTGTTTTGTAAAGAAAAATAATGAAATACTTATGCTTAATCGGGAGAAAGCTCCAATTATGGGTGTTTGGAACGGAGTGGGGGGCAAAATCGAGAAAGGTGAAACCCCTGATATAGGTGCACTGCGTGAGGTATTGGAGGAAACTGGAATAGAGTTAAAGGCCTTTTTTTCTAAAGGAACGGTAATATGGGAGACCCCGGAAGGTGAACTGGATGGAATATATGTATATTTGTATGAAGCGGATGAACATTTAAAATATGAAACACCGAAAAAAACGCGGGAAGGTATTCTGGAATGGAAATCGATTGATTGGATACTCCATCCACATAACCTTGGAATTGCTGAAATGGTTGCACAGTACTTGCCGGTTTTATTGGAAAAAGAAGGAAACTACACATTCACTTACAAAAATGGGCAAACGTATAATTCATGA
- a CDS encoding bifunctional cytochrome P450/NADPH--P450 reductase: protein MENTTQFPQPKSYGPLGSLPIIDKDKPLQSYMKLARELGPVFQFQFPGRISTFVSSASLAKEICDETRFDKKVGPSLQKVRAFGGDGLFTSETAEPNWKKAHNILLPSFSQQAMKGYHAKMVDLATQLIQKWTRVNPADVIDVPEDMTRLTLDTIGLCGFNYRFNSFYRETTHPFVTSMVRALDEAMSQTQRLGIQDKLMVKSKKQFREDIQYMFSLVDEMIAERKQNGDQGEDDLLSHMLKGVDPETGVSLDDENIRFQIITFLIAGHETTSGLLSFAIYFLMNNRDKLKKAQQEVDEVLGDDVPDYKQVKKLKYVRMVLNEVLRLWPTAPAFSVYAKEDTILDEKYTVKKGDVFTLLIPELHRDPSVWGDDVESFIPERFENLDSIPYHAYKPFGNGQRACIGQQFALHEATLVLGMVLQHFDLIDHEDYQLDVKETLTLKPDGLTMRVSPRKPAMSFTVASPEPKSADKGATASSIESAHGTPLLVLFGSNMGTAEGIARDLAETGKLQGFNARVAPLNDYTNRLPQEGAVLIVSASYNGNPTDNADDFVSWLKESHDATLDGVHYAVFGCGDRNWANTYQRIPIFIDERLEQKGAVRLSETGYGDASDDFEGDYEKWTEALWPNLAETLNIEVNMNERLVSSITMNFVSNVSGTPLARTHHAFTSIVKRNLELQHVESGRSTRHIELTVPEGIYYKEGDHLGVLPQNPSELVERVLSRFSLNGQDYVNLTGDSGKAAHLPTGKPIKLEELLSNHVEFQEPATRSQIRALATHTVCPPHVKELENLLEDSTYKREILNKRMTMLDLTETYLACEIPFERFLALLPPLKARYYSISSSPLHKEGEASITVSVVRGKALSGNGEYKGIASNYLAERSEGDKVACFINTPQSNFQLPEQTEKPIIMIGPGTGIAPFRGFIQARRALKKKGETLGSAHLYFGCRNPEHDFLYQEELVQAEHEGLVTLHTAFSRCPGQEKTYVQNRLAENAQDILPLLKEGGHLYICGDGSKMAPDVERTLIDSYMHFYQTTKEEATEWLQSLEENGRYAKDVWAGA, encoded by the coding sequence ATGGAAAATACAACTCAGTTTCCACAGCCAAAGTCATACGGCCCCCTAGGCAGCCTGCCTATAATAGATAAGGATAAACCGCTTCAGTCATATATGAAGCTGGCACGAGAACTTGGACCGGTTTTTCAATTCCAATTTCCTGGTCGCATCTCTACATTCGTATCCAGTGCTTCCCTCGCTAAAGAAATTTGTGATGAAACAAGGTTTGATAAGAAAGTCGGTCCTTCACTGCAAAAAGTGCGAGCATTTGGTGGCGATGGTCTCTTCACAAGTGAAACGGCCGAGCCGAATTGGAAAAAGGCCCATAACATCCTGCTGCCCAGCTTTAGCCAGCAGGCAATGAAGGGGTATCATGCTAAAATGGTGGATCTTGCAACCCAACTCATTCAGAAATGGACTCGCGTGAATCCGGCTGATGTGATTGATGTTCCTGAAGATATGACACGTTTGACCTTGGATACGATCGGTCTCTGCGGGTTCAATTACCGCTTTAACAGTTTTTATCGGGAGACCACCCATCCTTTTGTCACCAGTATGGTGCGTGCGTTGGATGAAGCGATGAGCCAAACGCAGCGACTTGGCATTCAAGATAAACTGATGGTCAAGTCTAAAAAACAATTCAGGGAAGACATTCAATATATGTTCTCTCTAGTGGATGAAATGATTGCTGAACGAAAACAAAATGGTGATCAGGGAGAAGATGACCTTCTTTCACATATGTTGAAAGGGGTCGATCCTGAAACGGGCGTATCACTGGATGATGAAAATATCCGTTTTCAAATCATTACCTTTTTAATAGCTGGACATGAAACGACGAGCGGCCTCCTATCGTTCGCCATCTATTTCCTCATGAATAACAGAGACAAGTTAAAAAAAGCACAGCAGGAAGTAGATGAAGTGCTGGGTGACGATGTTCCTGATTACAAACAAGTGAAAAAGCTAAAATATGTCCGTATGGTGCTGAATGAAGTGCTTCGTCTGTGGCCGACAGCTCCGGCGTTTTCCGTTTATGCGAAAGAAGATACCATTTTGGACGAAAAATACACCGTGAAGAAAGGGGATGTGTTCACGCTGCTTATTCCTGAGCTTCACCGTGATCCATCCGTTTGGGGTGATGACGTTGAATCATTCATTCCTGAGCGGTTCGAGAATTTGGATTCCATCCCTTATCATGCTTATAAACCGTTTGGAAACGGGCAGCGAGCCTGTATCGGACAGCAGTTTGCCCTTCATGAAGCGACATTGGTGCTCGGAATGGTTTTACAGCACTTTGACTTGATTGATCATGAAGATTATCAATTGGATGTTAAAGAAACCTTGACTCTCAAACCGGACGGATTGACCATGCGCGTTTCACCTAGAAAGCCGGCGATGTCGTTTACCGTTGCTTCTCCAGAACCAAAGTCTGCGGACAAAGGAGCCACGGCATCTTCCATCGAATCTGCGCATGGCACACCATTACTCGTCCTGTTTGGATCAAACATGGGAACAGCTGAAGGGATTGCTCGTGATCTTGCTGAAACAGGGAAGCTACAAGGCTTCAATGCCAGGGTTGCCCCTTTGAATGATTACACCAATCGACTTCCTCAAGAAGGGGCCGTTCTCATAGTTTCGGCATCTTATAATGGAAATCCCACGGATAATGCGGATGACTTTGTTTCATGGCTGAAGGAAAGTCATGATGCCACTTTGGATGGTGTTCACTATGCGGTCTTTGGCTGCGGAGACCGCAATTGGGCCAATACGTACCAACGCATTCCGATTTTCATTGATGAACGGCTGGAACAAAAAGGAGCAGTGAGGCTATCAGAAACAGGCTATGGAGATGCAAGCGATGATTTTGAAGGGGATTACGAGAAATGGACAGAAGCACTTTGGCCAAATCTTGCCGAAACCCTGAACATCGAAGTGAATATGAATGAACGGTTAGTCAGCTCGATTACGATGAACTTCGTAAGTAATGTGAGCGGCACGCCACTCGCCCGCACCCATCATGCATTTACATCGATTGTAAAAAGAAATCTCGAATTACAACATGTAGAAAGCGGAAGAAGTACACGGCATATAGAGCTAACTGTGCCAGAGGGCATTTATTATAAGGAAGGTGACCATCTCGGGGTTCTTCCTCAAAATCCATCTGAACTTGTCGAGCGAGTGCTCAGTCGATTCAGCCTGAATGGCCAGGATTATGTCAATCTGACTGGGGATTCGGGAAAAGCTGCCCATCTTCCTACAGGAAAACCTATAAAACTCGAGGAGTTACTATCCAATCATGTGGAGTTCCAAGAACCAGCCACCCGGTCTCAGATTCGGGCGCTTGCCACTCACACGGTATGTCCTCCCCATGTAAAAGAACTTGAAAATCTTCTTGAGGACAGTACCTATAAACGAGAAATCCTGAACAAGCGCATGACCATGCTTGATCTGACAGAAACGTACCTTGCATGTGAAATCCCATTTGAACGTTTCCTGGCTTTACTGCCACCTTTAAAAGCAAGATACTACTCTATTTCAAGCTCACCACTCCACAAGGAAGGAGAAGCAAGCATCACGGTCAGCGTCGTCCGTGGGAAGGCTTTAAGCGGCAACGGGGAATACAAAGGAATTGCATCGAATTATTTGGCAGAACGCTCCGAGGGCGACAAGGTAGCCTGCTTTATCAATACGCCGCAATCCAATTTCCAGCTTCCGGAGCAAACGGAGAAACCAATCATCATGATTGGCCCCGGAACAGGAATTGCACCATTCAGAGGATTCATTCAGGCTCGTCGCGCTCTTAAGAAAAAAGGTGAAACCCTAGGGTCGGCCCACCTTTACTTCGGATGCCGTAATCCTGAACACGATTTCCTCTATCAAGAAGAACTCGTGCAAGCCGAACATGAGGGACTTGTAACACTGCACACCGCATTCTCAAGATGTCCCGGTCAAGAAAAAACATATGTCCAAAACCGGTTAGCGGAAAACGCTCAAGACATTCTTCCTTTATTAAAAGAAGGAGGACACCTATACATCTGCGGAGACGGAAGCAAAATGGCACCCGATGTTGAACGAACATTAATCGACAGCTATATGCATTTCTATCAAACAACTAAAGAAGAAGCCACAGAATGGCTGCAATCCTTAGAGGAGAATGGCAGATATGCCAAGGATGTTTGGGCAGGAGCATAA
- a CDS encoding MazG nucleotide pyrophosphohydrolase domain-containing protein translates to MNVTEFQQWVKDYYEARGWSELDIFIRIGFLAEETGEVARAIRSLEIGRDRPDEVSGTFNENKQELTEELGDVLGNLIVIANKYDIPLEEVFNAHKKKLSERYYQA, encoded by the coding sequence ATGAACGTCACTGAATTTCAACAATGGGTAAAAGATTATTATGAAGCACGAGGATGGTCAGAATTGGACATCTTCATTCGCATTGGCTTTTTGGCAGAAGAAACTGGCGAGGTTGCACGCGCCATTCGCTCCCTTGAGATTGGCAGGGATAGACCTGATGAAGTAAGCGGTACGTTTAATGAGAATAAACAGGAGTTAACAGAAGAATTGGGAGATGTACTAGGTAACTTGATTGTGATTGCGAATAAGTACGATATCCCATTGGAAGAAGTGTTTAATGCACATAAAAAGAAACTATCTGAACGCTATTATCAGGCGTAA
- a CDS encoding TIGR00730 family Rossman fold protein, whose translation MKSLAVFCGSSIGASAIYVEEAKNLGAELAKRNITLVYGGSSVGIMGAVADSVLEAGGNVIGVMPDFLEKKEIAHKSLTELIVVESMHERKAKMAELADGFMALPGGPGTLEEFFEIFTWAQLGLHQKPCGLLNINHYYDPLVALFNHMSDEKFLHEKFRSMALVDVEPNGLLDQFNTYEPPTVKTFITEKQT comes from the coding sequence TTGAAAAGTCTAGCTGTATTTTGTGGATCAAGCATTGGTGCATCTGCTATCTATGTAGAAGAGGCTAAAAACCTGGGTGCGGAACTGGCAAAACGTAATATTACCCTTGTTTATGGGGGCTCAAGTGTAGGAATCATGGGTGCAGTTGCAGATTCCGTTTTGGAAGCAGGCGGAAATGTAATTGGAGTCATGCCAGATTTTCTAGAAAAAAAAGAAATAGCACATAAGAGCCTGACCGAACTGATTGTCGTGGAATCCATGCATGAAAGAAAAGCAAAAATGGCTGAGCTTGCAGATGGGTTTATGGCTTTGCCAGGCGGACCAGGAACATTAGAAGAATTCTTTGAGATCTTCACTTGGGCTCAGCTTGGACTTCATCAAAAACCTTGCGGGCTCTTAAATATTAATCATTATTATGATCCTTTGGTCGCTTTATTCAATCATATGTCCGACGAAAAGTTCCTTCATGAAAAATTCCGTTCCATGGCGCTGGTAGATGTTGAACCAAATGGACTCCTTGATCAATTCAATACATATGAACCGCCAACCGTAAAAACCTTCATTACTGAAAAACAGACCTGA